Genomic window (Daucus carota subsp. sativus chromosome 5, DH1 v3.0, whole genome shotgun sequence):
ATTATAGCCTTCATTGTTTGGCATGTTTCGGGGCTGAAAATTTCCAGTTCCACTGTTTGGAGGCACTCCTCCTCCCATATAATTTGGAGGTGGAGCGCCACCTCCTAAGTTATTCTGCTGCATCCCTCCCAAATTATTCTGAGGCATCCCTCCCATACTATCTTGTGGCATTCGCCCCATATTTGATGGGCCTCCTCCCATATTTGAAGGACCTCCGCCCATATATTGAGGGCCTCCAGGTCCTCCCATATTTTGTGGGCCTCCCATGCCAGGTGGCCCTCCTCCCATATTTTGTGGGCCTCCCATGCCAGGTGGCCCTCCCATATTTTGTGGGCCTCCTCTCCCTGGCGGCCCTCCTCCCATATTCTGTGGACCTCCCATCCCAGGCGGCCCTCCCATATTCTGTGGGCCTCCCATGCCAGGTGGCCCTCCTCCCATATTCTGTGGGCCTCCCATGCCAGGTGGCCCTCCTCCCATATTCTGTGGACCTCCCATTCCAGGTCCCATGTTCTGTGGGCCTCCCACTCCTGGTGGCCCTCCCATGTTATTAGGACCAGGACCTTGCCTGTTCTGCTgcatattttctctttttcgtTCAAAGTTTCTTGATCTATCAAAGTTGCGAGGTCGGTCATTGCGCCTATTTCTCTCATTTGCACGGGCATTGTTTCGCACCCACTCCTCATGATACTTAGGGTCATATGGCACAGCTTCTCCATTAATAAACGGTTCCCCTagaacaagaaaaataaaactCTATCAgcttaacaaaatattttatgcacCAACGATGAAACATCAGCAAATGAAGATAATCTATACACTTTGGGTCAAACAGCAAACTGCTGCTATTGCTGTTTTATACAGAGCTTTAGAAAATGGACACACCTTTTCTTATTTTAAGGAGGATTGCAAAGCATAATAAGCTTTAATGATGCAAAGCTTTTAAATGATCAGAACATGCTACAGTTACACGATTTTTAGCAATTTCAGTAAGCTATTTTTAATCAAGTATGGAAAAGCTACCAGACAGGCGACAGCAGAGAAGATATCAACACATGTTCACAATTTATATAGTAACACTGGATACAAAATCACCATAAAGGTACAGGTCATTGAAAGGATTAGAGCATAGTATTTATGCTACTAAAAAAGAATAAACATACAATAGCTTACAAACTTCCATTAATTATTTACCTccataatctttatttttcacATCCAGGTAGGAGTCAGGAAGCACCCATCGAACCTTTTCCAGCTCTGGAAACGGAAAAGATAATAAGAAACGTTTAAACcacatcaaataaaaataaacagaaCAAATAGAAATAATCAGTTCAAttagcaaaagaaaaagaagacaaaCAGATCAATTACCTTTCATCTTGTAAGAAAGTTCTTCAGAGATAAGTGCTCCAAATGCATAGTAATGCCGGGTTGATACGGAATAGATCTTCATCCTAGCTTCTTGTTCGCTACAAAACGAGCCACACAAATTTACATTAAACTATCATTACATATATCAAAAACGCTCAACACATAGACACTTAGACAGTATTACAGTACTAA
Coding sequences:
- the LOC108223798 gene encoding multiple organellar RNA editing factor 8, chloroplastic/mitochondrial isoform X2: MATRIFSTSLLTKSYFTSLLSRSFSSLSVKSPPSSIPSLSSLSRLRPITSVAFNLARHSPAVRCFATRQTTSSLNDSSPNFSNRPPKETILLDGCDFEHWLIVMEKPEGEPTRDEIIDSYIKTLATVVGSEQEARMKIYSVSTRHYYAFGALISEELSYKMKELEKVRWVLPDSYLDVKNKDYGGEPFINGEAVPYDPKYHEEWVRNNARANERNRRNDRPRNFDRSRNFERKRENMQQNRQGPGPNNMGGPPGVGGPQNMGPGMGGPQNMGGGPPGMGGPQNMGGPPGMGGPQNMGGGPPGRGGPQNMGGPPGMGGPQNMGGGPPGMGGPQNMGGPGGPQYMGGGPSNMGGGPSNMGRMPQDSMGGMPQNNLGGMQQNNLGGGAPPPNYMGGGVPPNSGTGNFQPRNMPNNEGYNQQSGPGPNSQYQNYPGNMPAAGNSYQNQDMLERDMPGRNYQ
- the LOC108223798 gene encoding multiple organellar RNA editing factor 8, chloroplastic/mitochondrial isoform X1 — its product is MATRIFSTSLLTKSYFTSLLSRSFSSLSVKSPPSSIPSLSSLSRLRPITSVAFNLARHSPAVRCFATRQTTSSLNDSSPNFSNRPPKETILLDGCDFEHWLIVMEKPEGEPTRDEIIDSYIKTLATVVGSEQEARMKIYSVSTRHYYAFGALISEELSYKMKELEKVRWVLPDSYLDVKNKDYGGEPFINGEAVPYDPKYHEEWVRNNARANERNRRNDRPRNFDRSRNFERKRENMQQNRQGPGPNNMGGPPGVGGPQNMGPGMGGPQNMGGGPPGMGGPQNMGGGPPGMGGPQNMGGPPGMGGPQNMGGGPPGRGGPQNMGGPPGMGGPQNMGGGPPGMGGPQNMGGPGGPQYMGGGPSNMGGGPSNMGRMPQDSMGGMPQNNLGGMQQNNLGGGAPPPNYMGGGVPPNSGTGNFQPRNMPNNEGYNQQSGPGPNSQYQNYPGNMPAAGNSYQNQDMLERDMPGRNYQ